The following proteins come from a genomic window of Solea solea chromosome 3, fSolSol10.1, whole genome shotgun sequence:
- the atxn10 gene encoding ataxin-10, translating to MEALMNSNLDMSASIAGILNENPRPEHLQALKTFTAALRDKDFREAVEEQVFSQLLQVLTRLSDELQAARGPDEDLHSVNLQLQLAAECFRAQRNSCVQSTRNQSLLRNLGFLDVSVKLLNFLHTTSLESRDSIFETLRCGVQFLGNLAVGNQMCKDDIWQLSFPDLLLHLLSVDDEKTVNYTSMVFHTCLDEAKVEELSENIQLALRVMELCRTQPDLDWTVLIATQHFLKSSALVENMYSMMSHHERVTLLELLFAQLREEDPEECGIPPSVARFLANCFKNGCGAVLTLATGSTSSEEVLQEALTVISLLDVLCEMTSDHRQFMFLQDHPDLLVSTVELLQQVHAVGKASKNIFSPAQNFSSLSGDGDSSSHSPVISFKAHLVRLIGNLCHSNTNNQNKVREVEGIPLILDNCNIDSNNPFISQWSIFAIRNLLENNRQNQQLVAEMERRGPADYSALRELGFLVEERDGSLLLKTVRKDS from the exons ATGGAAGCTCTTATGAATAGCAACCTGGACATGTCGGCGTCTATCGCtggcattttgaatgaaaacccCCGTCCCGAGCACCTGCAGGCTCTGAAAACATTTACGGCTGCCTTACGGGACAAGGACTTCAG GGAGGCTGTGGAGGAGCAGGTGTTCTCTCAGCTGCTGCAGGTCCTGACCAGGCTCAGTGATGAGCTGCAGGCTGCCAGAGGACCCGATGAGGACCTGCATTCTGTGAACCTGCAACTGCAGCTGGCTGCTGAATGCTTCAGAGCACAGAGGAACTCCTGCGTTCAGAGCACACGCAATCAGAGCCTGCTCAG GAATCTTGGTTTCCTTGATGTGTCAGTTAAACTTCTGAATTTCCTTCACACCACAAGTTTGGAAAGCAGAGATAGCATATTTGAAA CTCTGCGTTGTGGGGTCCAGTTCCTTGGTAATTTAGCTGTGGGAAACCAAATGTGTAAAGATGACATTTGGCAGCTGAGCTTTCCAGATCTTCTCCT GCACCTGCTCAGTGTGGATGATGAGAAGACAGTGAACTACACCTCTATGGTTTTCCACACATGTCTGGATGAAGCCAAGGTGGAAGAGCTTTCAGAGAACATTCAGCTGGCTCTCAGAGTGATGGAGCTCTGCAGAACTCAGCCTGACCTGGATTGGAC GGTTCTCATTGCAACTCAACATTTCCTCAAATCTTCAGCTCTGGTGGAGAACATGTACTCAATGATGTCTCACCATGAAAG GGTTACATTGCTAGAGCTGCTCTTTGCTCAGCTAAGAGAGGAAGACCCAGAGGAGTGTGGCATTCCACCCAGTGTGGCTCGTTTTCTGGCAAATTGCTTCAAAAACGGTTGTGGAGCTGTGCTTACACTTGCCACTGGTTCTACGTCCAGTGAGGAG GTCCTGCAGGAGGCACTGACAGTGATCAGTCTGCTGGATGTTTTGTGTGAGATGACCTCAGACCACAGGCAGTTCATGTTCCTACAGGACCACCCCGACCTTCTAGTATCCACCGTTG AGCTCCTTCAGCAGGTGCACGCCGTAGGGAAGGCCAGTAAGAATATTTTCAGCCCTGCTCAGAACTTCTCCTCCTTAAGTGGCGATGGAGACTCTTCCTCACATTCCCCTGTTATCAGCTTCAAGGCCCACCTCGTCCGGCTGATAGGAAACCTCTGTCACAGTAACACTAACAACCAGAACAAG gtgagAGAAGTGGAAGGCATTCCTCTCATCTTGGACAACTGCAACATAGACAGCAACAACCCAT TCATCAGCCAGTGGTCCATCTTTGCCATCAGGAACCTCCTGGAAAACAACCGGCAGAACCAGCAGCTGGTGGCTGAGATGGAACGCCGTGGCCCCGCTGACTACTCTGCTCTCAGAGAACTGGGTTTCCTGGTGGAGGAACGAGACGGAAGCTTGCTGCTCAAAACTGTGAGGAAAGACTCATAG